In Cotesia glomerata isolate CgM1 linkage group LG1, MPM_Cglom_v2.3, whole genome shotgun sequence, one genomic interval encodes:
- the LOC123264274 gene encoding odorant receptor 13a-like, with translation MDTEGDSQMNWKNSSLDYEQFIDNILNAIGHIKFWKRNSTLSRTKNLINIFLNVTLLTLSSLLVISETIAIKNSYDLTSFAANLNPVLFHSIGLFKWIFMIIKMNDIEDILVRMKRCHRICLIYNETEEDFYQYTTKLMNYKDKMMKFTRIWFFICLSGVVQWCLNPVVYDYYNIHVIKVADENYTRNLPYPGSYPWIIDSNYKYILTFVFQLTSALTTSIEMATSDILNVIFLVNISLNLQLLNESLVKEKDNLIILRSANHELPAQKFKKELRNCLLHHREILLLVNKFKIVSSYSVFLLCFDSTVALCLISLEVSMIEINSSIECIMKLMSMAEYWSGVTVELFLFSFLATRIEELGLKTADAIYACNWEQPMVSYQAEFRGEHRRTTFHINQMIKFGLMCAQKPIIFNGGLFYILSVQTFKALMGFSMSNAVVLRQLSGES, from the exons ACTCGCAAATGAACTGGAAAAATTCTTCGCTGGATTATGAGCAATTTATAGACAATATTTTGAACGCAATTggtcatataaaattttggaaaagaAATTCTACTTTATCAAGGACTAAAaacttgataaatatttttttaaatgtaactTTATTGACTTTGAGCTCTTTGCTTGTAATTTCCGAGacaattgcaataaaaaacaGCTATGACTTGACGAGTTTTGCAGCTAATTTGAACCctgttttatttcattcaattgGATTGTTCAAATGGATCTTTATGATCATCAAAATGAACGACATTGAGGACATTCTTGTGAGGATGAAGCGTTGTCACAGGATTTGTCTGATCTACAATGAAACGGAAGAAG ACTTTTATCAATACACTACCAAACTGATGAATTATAAGgacaaaatgatgaaatttacAAGAATTTGGTTCTTTATTTGTCTGTCTGGAGTCGTTCAGTGGTGCTTGAACCCCGTCGTTTATGATTATTACAATATTCATGTCATAAAAGTGGCTGATGAAAATTACACGAGGAACTTGCCCTACCCGGGATCATATCCGTGGATCATTGACAGTAATTACAAATACATTTTGACTTTTGTTTTTCAGCTCACCAGCGCACTGACTACGTCTATTGAAATGGCGACTAGCGatatattaaatgtaatttttttggttaatataTCGCTGAATCttcaacttttgaatgaaagtTTGGTTAAagaaaaagataatttaattattttgag atCTGCTAATCATGAATTACCAGCTCAAAAGTTCAAAAAGGAATTAAGAAACTGTTTGCTGCACCACCgagaaattttatt ATTGGTCAACAAATTCAAAATCGTATCCAGTTACTCAGTTTTTTTACTATGCTTTGACAGTACAGTGGCTCTTTGTTTGATTTCTTTGGAAGTTTCTATGATTGAGATTAAT TCCAGCATTGAATGtataatgaaattaatgaGCATGGCGGAATACTGGTCAGGAGTTACCGTagaattgttcttattttcGTTCCTAGCGACAAGAATCGAAGAATTA gGATTAAAAACTGCAGACGCGATTTACGCGTGCAATTGGGAACAACCGATGGTTAGCTACCAAGCCGAATTCAGAGGCGAACATCGACGAACAACATTCCATATAAATCAGATGATAAAATTTGGTCTAATGTGCGCTCAAAAACCAATTATCTTCAACGGAGGGTTGTTTTACATTCTGTCGGTTCAAACATTTAAGGCT ctcaTGGGATTTTCTATGTCGAATGCTGTGGTATTAAGACAACTTTCCGGTGAAtcatag